Genomic segment of Oceanimonas sp. GK1:
AGAAGACCGTCCTCCATCTCATCCCCTCCGGTATCCTGCGCGACAATTGCACCTGTATCATCGCCAACGGCGTGGTGCTGTCTCCCGACGCGCTGCTCAAGGAAATGGCCGGCCTGGAACAAAGCGGTGTACCGGTTCGCGAACGCCTGAAGCTGAGCGAAGCCTGTCCGCTGATCCTGCCTTACCATGTCGCCATGGATCAGGCCCGGGAAAAAGCCCGTGGCGCCAAGGCCATCGGCACGACCGGCCGTGGTATCGGCCCCGCCTATGAAGACAAGGTGGCTCGTCGCGGTCTGCGCGTGGGTGATCTGTTCGACATGGACACTTTTGCCGGCAAGCTGAAGGAAATTGTGGCGTACTACAACTTCCAGCTGAAAGGCTTTTACGGCGAAGAAGAAGTGTCCTACGACGCCGTGCTGGAGCAGGCCAAGGGCTATGCCGAGCTGCTGACCAGCATGGTGGTGGACGTGACCGACATGCTCGACAAGGCGCGCCGCAACGGTGACCGCATCATGTTTGAAGGGGCCCAGGGCACCCTGCTGGACATCGATCACGGCACCTACCCCTACGTGACCTCGTCCAACACCACCGCCGGCGGCGTGGCCACCGGTTCCGGTTTTGGTCCCTGCTATGTGGACTATGTGCTGGGTATCATCAAGGCCTACACCACTCGGGTGGGCTCGGGTCCGTTCCCCACCGAACTGTTCGACGAAGTGGGCGAGCACCTGGGTGTGAAAGGGCACGAATTTGGCGCCACCACCGGCCGCAAGCGCCGTACCGGCTGGCTCGACATCGTGGCCATGAAGCGGGCCATTCAGGTCAACTCCATCACCGGTTTCTGCCTGACCAAGCTCGACGTGCTCGATGGTCTGAGCGAGGTGAAGATCTGCACCGGCTACCGCATGCCCGATGGCTCGGTGAAGGATGTACCGCCCATGGCCGCAGAAGGCTACGAGACCGTGACCCCGGTATACGAGTCCATGCCCGGCTGGAGCGACAACACCGTGGGTGTGACCACCCTGGAAGGCCTGCCCCAGGCGGCGCGCGATTACATCAAGCGCATCGAGGAGCTGACCGGTGTACCGGTAGACATCATCTCCACCGGTCCGGATCGCGCTGAGACCATGATACTGCGTCATCCGTTCGAGGCCTGATGTCCTGACGGCACGCAGAAAAAACGCCGGCTCACTGAGCCGGCGTTTTTGTTTGTGGTGAGGGGGAGAAGTGAGGAGAAAAAAGCAGCTCGCTTCGGCTCCTCACTCCTTACCCCTCACATTTCACTGCCAGC
This window contains:
- a CDS encoding adenylosuccinate synthase, with the protein product MGQNVVVLGTQWGDEGKGKVVDLLTDKARYVVRYQGGHNAGHTLVIDGKKTVLHLIPSGILRDNCTCIIANGVVLSPDALLKEMAGLEQSGVPVRERLKLSEACPLILPYHVAMDQAREKARGAKAIGTTGRGIGPAYEDKVARRGLRVGDLFDMDTFAGKLKEIVAYYNFQLKGFYGEEEVSYDAVLEQAKGYAELLTSMVVDVTDMLDKARRNGDRIMFEGAQGTLLDIDHGTYPYVTSSNTTAGGVATGSGFGPCYVDYVLGIIKAYTTRVGSGPFPTELFDEVGEHLGVKGHEFGATTGRKRRTGWLDIVAMKRAIQVNSITGFCLTKLDVLDGLSEVKICTGYRMPDGSVKDVPPMAAEGYETVTPVYESMPGWSDNTVGVTTLEGLPQAARDYIKRIEELTGVPVDIISTGPDRAETMILRHPFEA